The Armatimonadota bacterium nucleotide sequence GCCCAGGCCCAGGCGGAGGCCAAAGAGTACCAGGCCATCCTGGAGCGGGCGAAGGAGGAGGGGCGCTACCTGCTGCGCATCCTGGAGCTGCTGAGGAAGCGGGCCGCCTGACCGCTCCACGTCGCCCTCCCCGTACCCGATCTCCTACATTCCACGCAGTTGGTCATCCGGTGAAGCTGTGCACATGAACGGAGCCCCGGGCTGCATAGAAACCCGGCGCCGCCTGTTCCTCCTAGTGCACACGTAGCCCAAATGGTGCGAACGCATCATGCCTAGCGTGCGAGGCGCACATATGATTGAAGCAACAAGAAGGGAACGTTGCGGGGAGGGTTGATGGGCAGGGTTGCACCGGGACAGCCGTCCGGGAAGCGCTTCCTTTCCCGCCGGGAGGTGGCTCTGCTCTTCGACGTCTCCGCGCACACCGTCTACCGCTGGACCCGGGAGGGACGACTCCCCTACATCATGACCCCCGGGGGTAGACGACGGTATCCGAAGG carries:
- a CDS encoding helix-turn-helix domain-containing protein; protein product: MGRVAPGQPSGKRFLSRREVALLFDVSAHTVYRWTREGRLPYIMTPGGRRRYPKEEIDRLAAAWLRVRRGEDRAPEGRRP